A window of Staphylococcus lloydii genomic DNA:
CAAATTGAACGTTCTTATTTTCTTCTACATCCTTTCTTATATATTCTAATTTTATATTTTTGTTTTCTAATACTGTATTAAGTATTTCCAAATTTATTGCTGTATTTTTAAATTGATTTACTATAAAATCAGTATTTTTTGATATATTTTCTAAATAGCTGGTTTGTTTTTTGTCTCTTTCAATGGCCTCATATTCTTTCTTTACTTTTTCTGCATTAAACTCTTTAATATTTTCCATTAACTCGCTTGAATTAATCATTGAGTTTTCAAGATAATTTGGATTCGGTTTACTATATCTATTAATATCTTTAAATTGCTCGTTAAATTTAGAGAAACTACCAAATTTTTCACTCAACTTATTTTGCCAATCTTTACTGTTCAATATTTATTTCCCCCTTGTATTTTATACCTTAATTTTAACATAAAAATAGCCGACTGAGTTGCTCTCAGCCGACTTGAAAGGAGAAATAAGAATGTAAATCATGGTCTATTTAGTAAAGGAGTAGTGAACTAATATGCCCAAAAATTAATCGTCCAACAAAAGCGATTGCTGTTATCTAGTCAATAACAACATACTATCATATTACTAGGGTTTTTTCTGGTTTTCTATAGGTAAAAAAACCAAATTTAAACATATCCAATAAATTTTGCTAATTTTTCTAATTGAGCTGTTTTAAATCGGCGCATACCTGAATGACTTGTGTAATATCTATCAGCGATAGCGTTCCACGTGTTACATTCTATTGGCTTATCCCAAAACTTGAGCCTATATATCTCTATGGTTTCACTATCGCATGTCTCTAAATAGCGCTCTGTGCCTCCCACAATGTCTTGTAAGCGTCGATATTTAGCGTCTGCGTTGCATTTCATGAATTGTTGCTCTACAGGGTTGCTTATGTAATTTGCCTTACCACCGTCGGGATTATCAGGCTCGTGGTTGCTCATAATTTCATACTCTCTGAACTTCAACTCTTCACGGTACTTGTCTAAGTTCTCGATATAGTCCTCTAACTTTGCATAGTCTACCTTTTTCAATTCCTGCATTGTCCAGCCTCCTAAAATATCAATGTGTATAAGTCTTTAATACCTAACATCATCAAGCCTAATAGCAGCGCACTTAAACCTAAGATAATCAGCGTAAAAATAATATAAATAATTATCTCTAATATCTTTGTACTTAATTTCATATGCACCCTCCTACTCTATATGTGCTCTTACTCTATATGTGCTCTTACTGCTTGCATGAGTTCGCTCTGTCCGAGCTTTTTATTCTTGAGACCTCTGTACACGTCTTGGTCGACTGTGATCTCTGTCATGATGTGATGAATGACAGTTGTGTCTTTTTGGCCTTGTCTATATAATCTAGCGTTTGCTTGTTCGTAGTATTCTAAATTCCATGTTAGCCCAAACCATGCAACGATTGATCCACCATACTGTAGGTTTAAACCGTGCCCAGCACTTGCTGGGTGGGCGAGTAGCAACTGAATATCGCCATTGTTCCAGCGTTTCATATAGTCCTCGCTGTCTAGGGTCTCAGCTTGCTCGTATCGTTCTAATAATCGCTCTTTATCATGCTTGAAGTTATAGAACACGAGCACGGGCTTGCCTTGTGCCTCTTCGATGATTTCGTCTAGCTTTTCTAACTTTCTATCATGAATAGGCTTATATGTGCCGTCAGCCGTGTATACAGCGCCGTTAGACATCTGCAATAGTTTTTGGTTTAAAGTGGCACTACTTAACGCCACAATGTCTTTGTTGTCGTCTGTGTCGTCCTCTATAACCATGTCATACTTGAGCTGGTTATAGAGCTCTCGTTCTTTTTTGCTCAGCTTAACTTCATGAACTGTGTTGACTCGTTCAGGCATTTTTAAGTAGTCCTTACTTTCCATGCTGACAGTGATGTCACTTATCTTGTTGTATATCTCATCTTTGGCACCGTCTTTCAATTCCCAATTGAACACGTTGTCTGAAAGCTGGTGCGTTGGATAGAAGTAATCTTGCCTAAATTTCGTTTTGGTCTTACCTAGGCGCTCACCTGCGTCTATTAAGTAGACCTGAGCCCATATATCCATTAAGTTATTTGGGCTCGGTGTTCCTGTAAGGCCTACAAATCGACTGACTAAAGGCATTTGCTTTTTGAGTATTTTAAACCTCTGACTCTTTGAGTTCTTAAAGGTCGACAGCTCATCAATTACCAGCATGTCGAACGGCCAATCTTTTCGGTACTTTTCACAAATATATTTCGTATTCTCTTTATTCGTTACGTATATGTCAGCGTCTCGTTCCAACGCTTGCTCTCTTTGTTTAGGTGTGCCCAGCACGAGCGACACCTCTAAATGTGTTAAATGCGACCACTTTTCAACTTCCTGCGCCCATGTGTCCTCTGCTACACGCTTAGGAGCTATCACAAGCACTTTGTCTACTTCGAGGTAATCATATTTCAGTTGCTCTATGGCTGTGAGCGTTGAGACTGTCTTGCCTAAGCCCATATCAAGAAAAAGACCATACTTCGGGTTGTCGATTATCTTCTTAATTGCATACGCCTGATAATCATAAGGCTTGAAATCAATTGCCATTTTTGCACACCTCATCTATGAACTTATCTACTTCACTTTTTGAATATGGCACATAGACATGAACGCCTAATTTCTTAAATTGCTTATGCACATATTTTTGTGTTTTAGATAGTCGACCCTTTTCATTTTTTAACTCCACAAAATATATTCGGTTTTCAGGAAGTAAAATAATTCGGTCAGGTACTCCTCGAATTGAAGATGTAAATTTCAAACACATACCATTCATTTTTTCTATTTCATTTTTTAAGTGTTGCTCAATTTTATTTTCTCTCATATCTAAACTCCTAAGAAGTGTAATATTACTATCGTATCCCAAAACCGAAATTTTTGGCTCATCTTTTTATAAGGGCGTGTTATGGATACCCCGTATATACTATATACTCCCTATACACTACTTTTGAAGTCAGTAGGGTATTTTATGGATACTTGGATACTCTCCACTTTGAGCCCAGTAGTGGTAAGGGATTGAGCCGTATCCACCCGAGTATCCACTTAAAATTTTTGGGATACGGTGGATACCGGGTAATTTTACACCCGTATCCCAAGTATCCAAATGGGTGGATACTTGGGATACTGTAAATTTACACATTTTAGCTCTTAACAGACGCTTTTAAAAGTTTGCGAAAGAGTGGATACCTGGATACTTGGATACTCAAAGTCCCTAACAGCCATTTTTAAAAGTTTTAAAGTAAGTGGATACTGGGATACGCTGGATACTTTTTGCTATTTTTCAACTCTTACATATGCTTTTTGTAAGTCGTATCCTTTACCAAATTTGAGTCGTCCTCGAACTGCTTGCGTATATGGCTCCCAGCCTTTCATGCTCTTAATTGCCGATTTTATTCTAAATTGTTCGGCTTTTGGGAACTTACTACGGTCATTACCGAGGCACTCGCACCACACTTCAACAGGGCTGACTCTGTCTCTGTACTCCCATTCAGCGTCATTGGCTTCTTTAGGTAAGATGTCCTCATTGCCTGATTGGATATATTGACGTTTCGTGTCTACGTCCAAATCACGCCAGCATGCTGGTATTTTCGTGTTGATGAACGCCTCTATAATGCCCTCTAGGTAGTCATCTTCGGTATGTGTCGCTTGTCTGTCGTTCATTTCAGCCTCTAGGTTTGCTGGTAGGTATAAAGCCTCATTATTATTGTATCGGTGTTTGGCTTCTGCCCACATCTGCGCCACTAGGGCGCTGTCTCTAAGCTCCTGCACGTCCTTACGTGCGTTGTTTTTATCAATTGAAATCGTCCAAAAACGACGCCCTCCTGTGTCGTCACGTAGGAAATCAGAGTTGTTCGTCGTACCAAAGAACACACATTGACGTGGGAAATCTTCATTGTGTCGGCCATACGCCACACGGAATGAATCAACCTGCTTACTGATGAAGTGCTTAATCGCCTCGACCTCAGCTTTCTTAGTTGCTGATAGTTCGGCCATTTCAATAAGCCACTTGCCCTGCAAGGCTTCATAGGCGCCTTTGCCCGTCACTTCTGAGAGGCTGTCACTAAACCAATCGCCACCCATATAGCTCAGTAGCGTTGATTTGCCGTGTCCCTGCTTACCATATAGGGTCGTCATGTAATCGAACTTCACACCAGGTTGATAGATACGAGCCACACCAGCCGTGAACGCTTTTCTCGTCACAGCTCTGTTAAGCTCTGAGTCGTCTGCGCCTAAGTAGTCAATGAATAACGTGTCTAAACGCTCTACGCCGTCCCACTCAAGCTGGTCAAGGTATTCTCTGACAGGGTGGAACGCATTTTCTAAGGCTATCTCATTGACGGCGTCGTCTGTTTTGGCTCTGTTGTATATGCCATGCTCTTTTTCTAAGTAGTTTCTTAGACCTGCGTCGTCTTTGTCTCGCCAATAGGCTATTATGTCCTCAGAGCTCCACGGTGTAATGCCTTTAATGCACATACGCGTGTTGAACTCATCATAGGCAATCTTGCCTTTCAAGTTGTCGTCATTGCGCAATATAAGGCCAATATTGGTCGTCGTGGCTAACACGCTCCCTGACTTATCGACTTCAAGTTGTGTCGCCCATTTGTACTTGTCTTTTTTCGCTTCCTTATCAATGTATTCGCTGAACTCGTTCTCAGCGTCCTCAAAACGTTCTGCTATCATGTTGATTTTAACCTCTGAGTCATTCTGTGCGAGGTTTTGCATAGCATTATAGGACGGCAAGCGTGTAATTGGCGTGTACTCGGGAATATCTTCGTCTTGCAATCCGAACTTGTGTATACGCAATAAGTCGAAGCTGTTGCATAGCTCGCCACCTGCTGGGTCTGTACCATGATGAGAGTAAGCGAACTTACCATTTTCATAAGTGACTAAACCACCAGCTGTTGACCCTCCTATGTAGGTAAAGCGTGTGTCATCATAGCGCTCGTATACATCTGATAAGAAGTGCTCAATCACGTCTTGTATGTCATAAGCTCTACAGAACGCACCGACAAGACCTGGCTTCTCATGAGGGTCGCCCTGCTTGTCTGCAAGTCTGTTGTAGCTAGCGCTCTCACGTTCTGAATAAGGCCATTCAAGAGGGTCTTTCCAATCTTTGTAAGTATTGAGCACCTCGTCAGGGTCTAGGAACGGCTCATCAGCATATGTGAAGTAATATTCAGCGTCTGCGCTGGTACTCGGCCAGTACATCAGTCTATGAGGCTCATAGGTCGTGTCGTCAAAGTAATCAATACCGATAGACTCAGCAACTCTACGAGCTACAGCCTCATATTCGTCGCCGTCTACATGACGTTTTAACGGAACTACTAAGCGCAAACGTGGGTTTGTAGGTCTATGTTTATGCGTTGAATAGAGGGCATATGCTCTATCAAAGAACAGGTCAATAATTTCGTGCATGTTCTCATCTGCAAAGTCGATGTCTAGCGTCAGCATTGATCTATTCATCACGTAGCCTTTACGGCGTTTGCCCTCTTTGAGGTAACCACCAACAAAGCCTCCTACGTCTTTAACCTCTGATTGTTCATCTTTTTTCATTCGGTTGTATTCATCAATCGACTCTTGTGTGCGTGTCGTGTTTGATAGCTTATTTAGAAAATCGCCCCATGATTTGTCGCTATTCTTCCAGTAGTTTGATTTCCTGCTCGTTGCATGCGCATATGTGACCTGTCCGTCATGTTTTAAATACTCAAGTGGCGTCACATTGTCTAATTCGTGCATTGATAAACTCCTCTCTAATCTATTTCTATGTGCTCATGGTCAGCGAAATCGTTGGGCTTAATAACTAGGTAGTCCTCTATTGCCTCAAATAGCTCTATGACTTCAAGTATGTCTTTGTTGTCTTTTAGAATTGCATCGCCGTCAACTTTAACATCGTAATGTCTTGATAGCTCGAGGCTATCTTCTAATTCTTGCACTGTGTAATTTTTCATTATTTGCCCCCTCTTTTCAATCCTCTTAGGTTCACATCATTTTCAAATACCAAGACTGTTTTGTATAAGCCTCTTAGCTGGTTAGCTATTAGGTTTATATCTCTGTCACTTGCTTTTGGCCGAGGTGCAATAAATGCTACTTGATTTGTTTCATCTATATGCACGTTCACTCGTCTGGTGTTTTTATATCTGTCTCGAGCCTCTCTGTATATCAACCAAAATATAGCTACTAACAGTAAAGCGTTAATTACAACCGTGAATATTGACATTACAAGTCAGCCTCTTTTACGAATTTGCCGTCTATCATCTTGCCTTTACGGTCTTTAATCTCATCGTAAGCAAGCGCTACGCAATGAGTGAAGTCGAGGCCATACTCGCCACAAGTCTGCACAAGGTCAGTATTTAACTCGTAAACCTGAGGCATAATAAACGAAATTCTGTCGCTGAGTAAGTCGCCTAAGTCTGATAAATTTAAAATGTAGCCGACTGTGCTGTGTTTAGGTCTTAATGTCTCGACGCTTGCCTCTTCTAGCAATCTAACCATTGAGTTGTCTGTTTGCTTACTCATGATGACAAGCACGACAAACATGTCGCCGATACTGTCCTTAATCACGTCTAAGTCTTGCTTGTTGATACCTTTGACTAATTCGCCGAACTCTTCAACCAGCTTGTCGAATTGTTTGATTGGGTCGGCTGTGTGTAGGTTTCTGTCCTCAGCCCATTGCTCGATTTTCTTTGTTAAGTCAATTAGTTCATTTGTCATTGTGTTTGCCCTCCTGATTATTGATACCTTGACGCATCTTTGCGCTAAGGCCTGTTTAATAGTATTCATGTAGTCCTTTAGCTAACTGCTCTCGGAGCTTAATTGCTACGTTGCGATATTGCGAACTTGCTGGCGTGATTTCGAGTTTAAATGCGATGAAGCCCTCCATAGCCTCGAAGCGTTTACGCCATAAAGTAGAGTTGTACTGCGCTTTGGCCGTCTCTTCATAAATGCTTTGGAGCTTGTCCTGCTGGTTGTCTATTAAGTCTCTAAGCTCTCTATTTTCCAGTTCTAGTGCTTTGTTACGTTCTATAATCTCATTAGCTTCACTGAGCACCTTTTCTAGGTGGTTGGCGATTTCTTGTGTATTCATTACTTATCAACTCCTACAAAGAAACTTATTTCTGAGCCGTCAACAAACCCTAATTCGTGACGTTCGCCCTCAATGCCTCTTTCAATGCTGTGGCTTTCTATGAAGTCCAGCCCTTTGGCCTCTAGCTCACGCTCAATGCGTTTCATATTGAACAGTATGCTATTCGTGAATGGTGTGTCATTTTCTAACGTCTGCCTGATTCCCTCGAAATCCTGAACGCCTCTGCCCTCAGTCACTTCTAAGATAACGCCGTAGACGTATTGGTTAATTGAGAACTCTGCTCTGTCCTGCTCATCAGGAATGTGGCCTGTGCCTTGTCTCATGTCCGTACAGTGCACATAGACCTTAAGTTCAGGCTTTTCACGTTTTAACTTCTGAATGTAGCCCAGCTCACATATTGTCCCTTGTGCATGTGGCAAATAATCCAATACGATAATGTCAGCTTGCTCAATGCCTGACGTGTCATTTGTGACGATACGCTCGGCCAGCCCTTGCTGATCTGCGCTTGATTTATCGTTGATACTCTTATCGTCCTGAGGATTATAGACCTCATAGTCTAATCGTTTAAATGCTGACTTCTCGTAAGCTCTGCGTAATTGCTGGCCGTGGCTCAACATGTCGCCAGCTAGATAAATAAGTTTTGTCATTATTTGCCCTCCTGCTGTAACTTCTCTTTGTAACGTTCTGCATAATCAATAATTTTGTTCAACTCTTTGACCTTGTCGTCTTTACGACCTAAACGTACAGCGTATTTGCTTATTTGTGACTTCATAGCGCCTTGGAACTCCTCCTCGGACATTTGCATATGCCAAAAGTCTATAAGGTCTATGCCATTGTCTCTGTGGCTCTGATAGTGTTGTTCTCTCACAGTCTCAGCTGGGTTTATGATTGTAATGTCTAGGGCGTTGTCGATGTGATAAGTGTCTATGCCGTCGTACACGGTCGCTTTCATCACGTCGTAATATAGCTCAGTGATTTCTCCTATTACCTCTTCGCCTGACATAATAGGGTACTCAAATGAAACAAGGTCGCCGATATTTAAGTCTTTAATCAATGCCATTATTTAACCACCTCAGAACATTTGAATTTGTAGCTACTTAATAGATACTGCGCATATTCGCCGAAAGTATGTTGCTGTGGCGTGCCGTCGTACATGTGAGGTCTGCGCTCCATGTCACGTTGCTTTGCCATTTCTGCTTTTGCTAGACGTTTTCTTTCATGCTTTCTTGCCTTACTGCGCATACGTGCTAGTTGCTTGTCTTTGAGTATTTCCGTTTCGTCTACAGCCTCTAATTCTCTTGAAAGTTTTCTGTCGAAAATGCCTCCCTGCATATTAGATACTGCGTTTCTAAAGCTTTTGCCCTCACTGAGATTGTTGAATAAGCGTCTCGTGTCGTTGTAGTGTATGCC
This region includes:
- a CDS encoding MazG-like family protein — its product is MTNELIDLTKKIEQWAEDRNLHTADPIKQFDKLVEEFGELVKGINKQDLDVIKDSIGDMFVVLVIMSKQTDNSMVRLLEEASVETLRPKHSTVGYILNLSDLGDLLSDRISFIMPQVYELNTDLVQTCGEYGLDFTHCVALAYDEIKDRKGKMIDGKFVKEADL
- a CDS encoding nucleoside 2-deoxyribosyltransferase, with amino-acid sequence MTKLIYLAGDMLSHGQQLRRAYEKSAFKRLDYEVYNPQDDKSINDKSSADQQGLAERIVTNDTSGIEQADIIVLDYLPHAQGTICELGYIQKLKREKPELKVYVHCTDMRQGTGHIPDEQDRAEFSINQYVYGVILEVTEGRGVQDFEGIRQTLENDTPFTNSILFNMKRIERELEAKGLDFIESHSIERGIEGERHELGFVDGSEISFFVGVDK
- a CDS encoding DEAD/DEAH box helicase, with the protein product MAIDFKPYDYQAYAIKKIIDNPKYGLFLDMGLGKTVSTLTAIEQLKYDYLEVDKVLVIAPKRVAEDTWAQEVEKWSHLTHLEVSLVLGTPKQREQALERDADIYVTNKENTKYICEKYRKDWPFDMLVIDELSTFKNSKSQRFKILKKQMPLVSRFVGLTGTPSPNNLMDIWAQVYLIDAGERLGKTKTKFRQDYFYPTHQLSDNVFNWELKDGAKDEIYNKISDITVSMESKDYLKMPERVNTVHEVKLSKKERELYNQLKYDMVIEDDTDDNKDIVALSSATLNQKLLQMSNGAVYTADGTYKPIHDRKLEKLDEIIEEAQGKPVLVFYNFKHDKERLLERYEQAETLDSEDYMKRWNNGDIQLLLAHPASAGHGLNLQYGGSIVAWFGLTWNLEYYEQANARLYRQGQKDTTVIHHIMTEITVDQDVYRGLKNKKLGQSELMQAVRAHIE
- a CDS encoding DUF3310 domain-containing protein, encoding MALIKDLNIGDLVSFEYPIMSGEEVIGEITELYYDVMKATVYDGIDTYHIDNALDITIINPAETVREQHYQSHRDNGIDLIDFWHMQMSEEEFQGAMKSQISKYAVRLGRKDDKVKELNKIIDYAERYKEKLQQEGK
- a CDS encoding transcriptional regulator — its product is MQELKKVDYAKLEDYIENLDKYREELKFREYEIMSNHEPDNPDGGKANYISNPVEQQFMKCNADAKYRRLQDIVGGTERYLETCDSETIEIYRLKFWDKPIECNTWNAIADRYYTSHSGMRRFKTAQLEKLAKFIGYV
- a CDS encoding SA1788 family PVL leukocidin-associated protein; translated protein: MIERIGIHYNDTRRLFNNLSEGKSFRNAVSNMQGGIFDRKLSRELEAVDETEILKDKQLARMRSKARKHERKRLAKAEMAKQRDMERRPHMYDGTPQQHTFGEYAQYLLSSYKFKCSEVVK
- a CDS encoding virulence-associated E family protein, which codes for MHELDNVTPLEYLKHDGQVTYAHATSRKSNYWKNSDKSWGDFLNKLSNTTRTQESIDEYNRMKKDEQSEVKDVGGFVGGYLKEGKRRKGYVMNRSMLTLDIDFADENMHEIIDLFFDRAYALYSTHKHRPTNPRLRLVVPLKRHVDGDEYEAVARRVAESIGIDYFDDTTYEPHRLMYWPSTSADAEYYFTYADEPFLDPDEVLNTYKDWKDPLEWPYSERESASYNRLADKQGDPHEKPGLVGAFCRAYDIQDVIEHFLSDVYERYDDTRFTYIGGSTAGGLVTYENGKFAYSHHGTDPAGGELCNSFDLLRIHKFGLQDEDIPEYTPITRLPSYNAMQNLAQNDSEVKINMIAERFEDAENEFSEYIDKEAKKDKYKWATQLEVDKSGSVLATTTNIGLILRNDDNLKGKIAYDEFNTRMCIKGITPWSSEDIIAYWRDKDDAGLRNYLEKEHGIYNRAKTDDAVNEIALENAFHPVREYLDQLEWDGVERLDTLFIDYLGADDSELNRAVTRKAFTAGVARIYQPGVKFDYMTTLYGKQGHGKSTLLSYMGGDWFSDSLSEVTGKGAYEALQGKWLIEMAELSATKKAEVEAIKHFISKQVDSFRVAYGRHNEDFPRQCVFFGTTNNSDFLRDDTGGRRFWTISIDKNNARKDVQELRDSALVAQMWAEAKHRYNNNEALYLPANLEAEMNDRQATHTEDDYLEGIIEAFINTKIPACWRDLDVDTKRQYIQSGNEDILPKEANDAEWEYRDRVSPVEVWCECLGNDRSKFPKAEQFRIKSAIKSMKGWEPYTQAVRGRLKFGKGYDLQKAYVRVEK
- a CDS encoding VRR-NUC domain-containing protein: MRENKIEQHLKNEIEKMNGMCLKFTSSIRGVPDRIILLPENRIYFVELKNEKGRLSKTQKYVHKQFKKLGVHVYVPYSKSEVDKFIDEVCKNGN